TTACCCCGATACCACCGACCAGCAGCGATATTGCGGCTATTGCCCCCAGCAGCAGGGTCATATTGCCGATGACATCGGTGACGCTGCTGATGATTTCCTCCATAGAGCTGACTGTGAAATCGTCTTCCACGCCGGGGCCAAGCTGGTGGCGGAAGCGGAGCAAACTGGCTATTTCTTCAGTAGCCTCACTGGAGTAGGCCCGGTCCGTGACTGTCAGGGCGATGCTAGCGACTACGTGGTCACCCTGGCTGGTCCGTGGTTGCCCCAGCATCAGTTGCAGGGTGCTCAGCGGTATCAGGATGGCGTCGTCGGTATTACCAAGCTTCGATGCCCCCTTACTCTCAAGGACACCAATAACGTGGACAATATAGTTCCCGGCGCGTAGCGTCTGGCCAATGGGACTGCTTTCCCCGAACAGGGTCTCCTTCACGTTGAGACCGATGACGGCTACCCGGCTGCTGCGCTGGTAGTCGTACTCGGAAATGAAGCTTCCCTGGGTAATCTCCAGGTTTTGCACCTGCTGGTACCCCGGTGTCACCCCGCTGACCTGGGCGTTCATGTTCTGGTCGGCAACCACGATCTGCACAAACGTCGAGTAGGTGGGAGCAACGGCCGCGATATTTGGTATTTCCTCGTAGATAGCCGTCGCGTCTTCCACAGTGAGAGTCCCGATAGTACCGCTGGCTTTCCTGATGCCCGCCTCGGTGGCAGCGCCGGGATAAATGAGAAGGAGGTCGGCACCGAGGTTCTCTATGCTGGCGACCACGGACTGCTCGGTACCCTTGCCGATGGACATCAGGGCAATAACCGCGGCTACCCCGATGACGACCCCAAGGATGGTCAGAAAGCTGCGCAGCTTGTGCGTCACCACGCCGCTCCAGGCGGTGAAAAACGGTTCCAGCCAGCGCATCAGACCACCCCCTCAGTCACTACCTGGCCATCCAACAGGCGTATAATACGCTGGCAATGACGCGCCACATTGTCGTCATGCGTTATCACCAGCAGGGTAATTGCCTGCTCGTGGTGCAGGGATCTCAGGATGGACATCACCTCTTCACCGGAGCGGCTATCCAGGTTGCCGGTTGGCTCATCTGCGAGGATTAGTGGCGGGTTTTTTGCCAGCGCCCGGGCAATAGCCACCCTCTGCTGCTCGCCACCGGATAACTCGGTGGGACGGTGACCTGCCCGGTCGGAAAGACCGACCCTGTCAAGTGCCGCCAGGGCATGGTCACGGTGACGATTGCCGCGATAGGCATATCTCAACCCCAGTTCTACGTTAGCCAGGGCGGTATACTGAGGCAGCAGGTTGAACGTCTGAAAGATGAAGCCTATCTTCTGACCCCTGACCTGGGCCAGCTCTCCGCTACTGAGACGGCTGACCTCGCCACCGTCAAGGAGATAGCTGCCGTCGGTCGGCCCGTCCAGGCACCCGACGATATTCAGCAGGGTCGTCTTACCGGAGCCGGAGGGCCCCATGATGGCCACTATCTCGCCCTGTTCAATGTGCAGGTCTATCCCCCGAAGCACCGTAAGCTCTCTCTTACCCATGGGGTAGACCTTGGTTATGCCCTGAAGTCGAATCATTTGGTGAACCTTCCTGCTCCAGGCAGCATTTGGAACGCCCCCTTCTGTTGCTGTATCTCGGTGGTTGCCGATGTGCCGGTGGTCTGCCAGATAACTACCTGCTCGCCCTCGTTGAGGCCCTTGACTATTTCGGTGTACTGCCAGTCACTCAGTCCGGTTACCACCGGGCGCGGGTATATCTCGCCATCCTGTATCACTTCAACATAGGTCGCTCCATCCTGCAGCTGAATCGCCTGGTTGAATACCAGGAGTACATTGTTCCGCTGCTGGATGATTATACTCACAGTGGCAGAGAGACCCTCCCTGAGATGGATGTCTTCCAGTGAGACGCCGGGCAACGGTCCCGCCCCGAAGCCCTGTTTCAAGCTCCCACGGAGCTTGTCCAGCAATTCTCCGGTGAGACCCCCCTGCTGTCCGGCCTTCCCCTGGGCGGCGCCGATACCAAACTGCGCAAAACGCTCGATGAGTTGCTCGAGCTGCTCCACAGTGATTCCCGCTCCTGCCTGCCCGAAGCGTTCCTTCATGGTGTCCGCCTGTTCCTGCGTCAGACGCCCATCGGCAACTGCTTTATCAAGCACCTCGTCGATGCTGGAAACCGGCTCGACCTCTTCTTCCGGTGCCTTCTCCCCTTTAGCCGGAGTCAGGGACATCAACTCCGCTTTCACACGGTAGTTGACCACCCCCTGCTGTGAGGCTGCTGTAGGAGAGACGCTGGTGACCGTGGCAGGGAACACGAACCCCGATAAGGCGTCGATTTCAACGCTGGCCAGAGCGCCCACCTGTACATTCATGATATCAATCTCGTTGACCAGCATCGTCGCTTCGAACCTGGTGGAGTCGGTGAGGACGATAACGGTGCCGGCGTTCACTGCCTGGCCTGCTTCCATGTTGACTGAAGTGACGATTCCTGCAAATGGCGCCGCAATAGTGTCCATCTCCAGTCTCTCGATGGCCTCATCCAGGGCAGTCCGGGCACTGGAAACCTCGATTTGCTGCAATTCCACGTCCAGAGAGTCGGGTTCTGGAAGGAGAGCATCATCCTGTGTCTCGGCCAGAGTCTCCTCCGCCCTGGCAATGTCGGCTTCAGCAACAGCCAACAGTTTCTGCTTCTGCTCTACTTCAGAAGCATCGGCACCGGCCTGCATCTCGGCCAGATTTTCCTCTGCTTCGGCAAGGTCAAACTCGGCAAGGGCGAGCTGCCTCTGTTTCCGCTCATAGTCCGTAATCCACTGGGGGACAGTGGGGTTGCCATTGTACGTATTTTCGGCTAACTCGAAGGCGTGCCGTGCCGCGTCCAGGGCCACCTCGGCATTGATGACGGTAAGCTCAGCCTGGATAATATCAGACTCGGTGTAGGGGTCCAGGGCCTTTTCGAGGTTATCCCGGGCTGTCACCAGGGCTATCCCGGCATTGACAACGGCAAGCTCAGCCTGGGCAACGTCCAGGGCAGCAACTACGGCAGAAGGGTTCCGGACCTCCTCCAGGTTATCCTCGGCGTTCCTCAGATTGATTCTGGCCTGGGCTTCCGCCTTCTCCAGGGAGATGGTGGATGCACTATCGAGTCTGGCGAGCAACTGCCCTTCCTCCACTTCATCACCTTCCTCCACAAGTACCTCGTCGATGGTACCGGGGACGCCAAATGACAGTGCCTCCTCGTATGCGTACAACAGGTTGCCGGTGGCGGTGACTTCCACCGCCAGGTCACCACGCTGGACCGGCACCAGCTGGTATTCAGGCTTCTCGGCAATGTCGCTTTTGCCGCCACAACCTGCCAGGAGCGTGCCTGCCAGAATAATACTCAGGACTGTAACTGCGATCTTTGAACCTGTCATAGATATCCCCACCTCTCTCAATACGTGCACTGATACAATTATCCACGGTCTTATGACGGAAAACAAGCGAAAAAGTTAGGTGCAGACCGGAATCCGGTTTTGGGCCAGACCGGTACCGGCATAGATGCTGGAAAAGAAGAAGCCCCACCCTTTGGGGGTGGGGCCTGGTTGTTACGGGCAACAGCAGGTCATACACCATACTATCTTTGTCCGCGGTACCAATGCGGACAGCGTTGTCTTTTTACCACCGATGGTTTAAGCTAGATTTCAGACGAAGCAGCCGGTGAGTCCGGTGGCACGATAGACCGGGCACCGGACACCGAAGGTAGAATTGCCGTAGAGCAGGGGGGTAAATGGATAAAGTTCGGTTGGGCAAGACCAACATGATGGTGACCAGGCTGGGCTTCGGTGGTATCCCGATTCAGAGGCTTTCCGAAGAAGATGCCGTGGCCGTCGTCCGGAAGTGCCTGGACCTCCGCATCACGTTCATTGATACCGCCAATGCCTATACCACCAGCGAAGAGCGCATCGGCAAGGCCATTGCCGGTAGGCGCAAGGGCTTGATTCTGGCAACGAAGTCCGGCGCCAGGGACCGTGAAGGCATTGAAAGACACCTCAACCTGAGCCTGGAGCGGCTGGGAGTGGACTACATTGACCTGTACCAGTTCCACGGTGTCAGTACCTTCAAGGACCTGGAAACGGTACTCGACCCCGCAGGCCCCC
This DNA window, taken from Dehalococcoidales bacterium, encodes the following:
- a CDS encoding ABC transporter permease; the encoded protein is MRWLEPFFTAWSGVVTHKLRSFLTILGVVIGVAAVIALMSIGKGTEQSVVASIENLGADLLLIYPGAATEAGIRKASGTIGTLTVEDATAIYEEIPNIAAVAPTYSTFVQIVVADQNMNAQVSGVTPGYQQVQNLEITQGSFISEYDYQRSSRVAVIGLNVKETLFGESSPIGQTLRAGNYIVHVIGVLESKGASKLGNTDDAILIPLSTLQLMLGQPRTSQGDHVVASIALTVTDRAYSSEATEEIASLLRFRHQLGPGVEDDFTVSSMEEIISSVTDVIGNMTLLLGAIAAISLLVGGIGV
- a CDS encoding ABC transporter ATP-binding protein; the protein is MIRLQGITKVYPMGKRELTVLRGIDLHIEQGEIVAIMGPSGSGKTTLLNIVGCLDGPTDGSYLLDGGEVSRLSSGELAQVRGQKIGFIFQTFNLLPQYTALANVELGLRYAYRGNRHRDHALAALDRVGLSDRAGHRPTELSGGEQQRVAIARALAKNPPLILADEPTGNLDSRSGEEVMSILRSLHHEQAITLLVITHDDNVARHCQRIIRLLDGQVVTEGVV
- a CDS encoding biotin/lipoyl-binding protein, with protein sequence MTGSKIAVTVLSIILAGTLLAGCGGKSDIAEKPEYQLVPVQRGDLAVEVTATGNLLYAYEEALSFGVPGTIDEVLVEEGDEVEEGQLLARLDSASTISLEKAEAQARINLRNAEDNLEEVRNPSAVVAALDVAQAELAVVNAGIALVTARDNLEKALDPYTESDIIQAELTVINAEVALDAARHAFELAENTYNGNPTVPQWITDYERKQRQLALAEFDLAEAEENLAEMQAGADASEVEQKQKLLAVAEADIARAEETLAETQDDALLPEPDSLDVELQQIEVSSARTALDEAIERLEMDTIAAPFAGIVTSVNMEAGQAVNAGTVIVLTDSTRFEATMLVNEIDIMNVQVGALASVEIDALSGFVFPATVTSVSPTAASQQGVVNYRVKAELMSLTPAKGEKAPEEEVEPVSSIDEVLDKAVADGRLTQEQADTMKERFGQAGAGITVEQLEQLIERFAQFGIGAAQGKAGQQGGLTGELLDKLRGSLKQGFGAGPLPGVSLEDIHLREGLSATVSIIIQQRNNVLLVFNQAIQLQDGATYVEVIQDGEIYPRPVVTGLSDWQYTEIVKGLNEGEQVVIWQTTGTSATTEIQQQKGAFQMLPGAGRFTK